The following proteins come from a genomic window of Scomber japonicus isolate fScoJap1 chromosome 4, fScoJap1.pri, whole genome shotgun sequence:
- the rh50 gene encoding rh50-like protein — protein MKAHSTSLRVRLPVFVFVTEVVIVALYAIFVTYDDHADAKFQTNQTNPLDNAMYRDYPFFTDIQVMIFLGFGCLLAFFRLYGFGGMVFNFLTATFAIQWAILVQGYFQFNHDGKIHLGVINLINAEFACAVVLISFGAVLGKTSPLQLLVMALLEVPVFAVTEWAVLKYLKINDAGGSILIHLFACYFGLGVTFVLYRPQLNEGHAKENTSYQSDMLSVMGTLFLWVFWPSFNSALTLKGDDQHRAILHTFIGLSASTLTAFALSAMLNKKGKLTMADVQNVTLAGGVTVGATVDMMISPAAAYALGMMGCMACMLGYKYLSPFLAQRLRIQDQCGIHNLHGLTGLISCAAGICAILMASEEVYGPSLYEIFSHRAPVEGDPKLLELQKLVPNLQPGLGRTAHEQALFQVAAIFSTIGVSALGGVLTGFVLKLSCLAPPSDDFCFDDELFFDVPPDYDSPTNNSITTEDSAA, from the coding sequence ATGAAGGCACACTCGACCAGCCTTAGGGTGAGGTTACcggtgtttgtgtttgtcacaGAGGTGGTTATCGTTGCCCTGTATGCCATCTTTGTTACCTACGATGACCATGCTGATGCTAAATTTCAAACCAACCAGACTAACCCCTTGGACAATGCAATGTACAGGGACTACCCTTTTTTTACGGACATACAGGTAATGATATTCCTTGGCTTTGGGTGCCTCCTGGCATTTTTCCGTCTCTATGGCTTTGGTGGGATGGTTTTTAACTTCCTCACAGCTACTTTTGCAATCCAGTGGGCCATTCTAGTGCAGGGCTACTTCCAGTTCAACCATGATGGTAAGATTCATCTTGGAGTGATTAACCTCATCAATGCAGAATTTGCCTGTGCTGTGGTGCTGATATCATTTGGGGCAGTGCTCGGGAAGACGAGTCCATTGCAGCTGCTGGTCATGGCTCTGCTGGAGGTGCCGGTGTTCGCGGTCACAGAATGGGCCGTGCTGAAGTATCTGAAGATAAATGATGCAGGAGGGTCTATTCTGATTCATCTCTTTGCCTGTTATTTTGGCTTGGGTGTCACTTTCGTGTTGTACAGGCCTCAGCTAAATGAAGGCCACGCAAAAGAGAACACCAGCTACCAGTCTGACATGCTGTCTGTGATGGGCACCTTGTTCCTCTGGGTCTTTTGGCCCTCCTTCAACTCAGCGCTAACCCTGAAAGGAGATGACCAGCACAGGGCCATCCTCCACACGTTCATTGGCCTCAGTGCCTCCACCCTCACAGCCTTCGCTCTCTCTGCGATGCTGAACAAAAAGGGTAAGCTCACCATGGCCGATGTTCAGAATGTGACCCTGGCTGGAGGTGTGACGGTAGGTGCAACTGTGGATATGATGATATCGCCTGCAGCTGCCTACGCTCTGGGTATGATGGGCTGCATGGCATGCATGCTGGGCTACAAGTACTTGAGCCCCTTCTTGGCACAGCGCCTCAGGATCCAGGATCAATGTGGAATACATAACTTGCATGGTCTAACGGGACTAATATCCTGTGCTGCAGGTATATGTGCTATACTGATGGCTAGTGAGGAGGTTTATGGCCCCAGTTTGTATGAGATCTTTTCCCACAGAGCACCTGTGGAAGGGGATCCAAAGCTGCTTGAGCTCCAGAAGTTAGTCCCCAATTTACAGCCTGGCTTAGGGAGGACCGCCCATGAACAGGCTCTCTTCCAGGTCGCTGCAATTTTCTCCACCATAGGAGTGTCAGCACTAGGAGGTGTCCTGACAGGCTTCGTGTTGAAACTGTCATGCCTCGCACCACCATCAGACgatttttgttttgatgatgaGTTGTTTTTTGATGTTCCTCCGGACTATGATTCACCAACCAATAACTCCATTACAACAGAGGACTCTGCTGCctga
- the LOC128356794 gene encoding solute carrier family 12 member 5-like isoform X2, translating to MALFEEEMDTSPMVSSLLSSLANYSNLPTGSKEHEEAENIEEGARPSKKPVTAPQLGTLMGVYLPCIQNIFGVILFLRMTWMVGVGGVFGSFIIVFMCCSTTMLTAISMSAIATNGVVPAGGSYYMISRSLGPEFGGAVGICFYLGTTFAGAMYILGCIEILLIYIIPQAAIFKIEGLEGPEAELALLNNMRVYGTIVLSFMALVVFVGVKYVNKLALVFLACVILSILSVYAGVIKTAVDPPVFPVCLLGNRTLLSKSYDICAKVIEIDNDTVTTKLWRSFCDSDSLNATCDDYFINNNVTEIQGIPGVTSGILAENLFGNYLEKGMLLEKRGITVDVDPDSPTTNSNRYVLADITSFFTLLVGIYFPSVTGIMAGSNRSGDLRDAQKSIPIGTIAAITTTSTVYISCVVLFGACIEGVVLRDKFGEGVNGNLVIGTLAWPSPWVIVFGSFFSTCGAGLQSLTGAPRLLQAIARDGIIPFLRVFGHGKDNGEPTWALLLTACICEIGIIIASLDAVAPILSMFFLMCYMFVNLACALQTLLRTPNWRPRFKFYHWALSFLGMSLCLSLMFICSWFYAIIAMGIATCIYKYIEFCGAEKEWGDGIRGISLSAARFALMRLEEGPPHTKNWRPQLLVLVSVDADQNVEQPRLLSLTNQLKAGKGLTIVGTSIQGTFLDNYTEAQRADQSLRKLMETEKVKGFSQVVISSNLRDGTSHLIQVGGLGGLKHNTVMVSWPRNWKQPDYHQQFRNFIEVVRETTVASMALLVPKNISSYPSNGERFTEGHIDVWWIVHDGGMLMLLPFLLRQHKVWRKCKMRIFTVAQLDDNSIQMKKDLMTFLYHLRIDAAVEVVEMHDGDISAYTYEKTLIMEQRSQILKQMHLTKNEMEREIQSITDSSRGSIRRKNSTAVRPHHSAEEGASVAEEEEVQLIHSKNTSTPTSPTSPTAPAGGATTWTDNKAADKGRNLTPTNLETGKDLFNMKPEWEHLNQTDVRRMHTAMRLNEVIMKKSKEAKLVLLNMPGPPKNRVGIENYMEFLEVLTEGLNRVLLVRGGGREVITIYS from the exons ATGGCTCTGTTTGAG GAGGAGATGGATACCAGTCCGatggtctcctctctgctcagcaGTCTGGCTAACTACTCCAACCTGCCGACGGGCAGCAAAGAGCACGAAGAGGCTGAGAATATTGAGGAGGGAGCACGTCCATCTAAAAAACCTGTCACG gCTCCACAGCTTGGCACTCTGATGGGAGTGTACTTGCCGTGTATCCAGAATATTTTTGGCGTGATCCTCTTCCTGCGGATGACCTGGATGGTCGGGGTTGGAGGCGTCTTTGGCTCCTTCATAATTGTCTTCATGTGTTGCTCCACA ACAATGCTCACAGCCATTTCCATGAGTGCCATCGCAACAAATGGAGTCGTTCCAG CTGGAGGTTCATATTACATGATCTCTCGCTCCCTGGGGCCAGAGTTTGGTGGAGCTGTTGGGATCTGCTTCTACTTAGGCACCACTTTTGCCGGTGCCATGTATATTCTTGGCTGCATTGAAATTCTGCTG ATTTACATCATTCCTCAGGCAGCCATCTTCAAGATCGAGGGCCTTGAGGGTCCGGAGGCAGAGCTTGCTCTCCTGAATAACATGAGGGTGTATGGCACCATTGTACTGAGCTTCATGGCACTGGTGGTGTTTGTTGGCGTGAAATATGTTAACAAGTTGGCGCTGGTCTTCCTGGCCTGTGTTATTCTCTCCATCCTGTCTGTCTATGCTGGAGTCATCAAGACAGCTGTTGACCCCCCTGTCTTCCC CGTCTGCCTTCTGGGAAACCGCACTCTTCTCTCTAAAAGCTATGACATCTGTGCAAAGGTCATCGAAATAGACAATGACACCGTCACCACCAAACTGTGGAGGTCCTTCTGTGATTCTGACTCCCTCAATGCCACTTGTGATGACTacttcatcaacaacaacgTCACAGAAATACAGGGAATCCCCGGGGTCACTAGTGGCATCCTGGCAG AAAATCTATTTGGTAACTACCTGGAAAAAGGGATGTTACTGGAGAAACGTGGCATTACAGTAGATGTGGATCCAGACAGTCCCACAACCAACTCCAACCGCTACGTCTTGGCTGACATCACCAGCTTCTTCACCCTGCTGGTGGGGATATACTTTCCATCTGTCACAG GTATCATGGCAGGTTCCAACCGCTCTGGAGACCTGCGTGATGCTCAGAAGTCGATACCCATCGGCACCATTGCTGCCATCACCACCACATCAACTGTGT ACATTTCCTGTGTGGTGCTGTTTGGTGCCTGTATAGAAGGAGTAGTACTACGAGACAA GTTTGGTGAAGGCGTCAATGGTAATCTAGTGATTGGGACTCTGGCATGGCCGTCTCCATGGGTCATTGTGTTTGGCTCCTTCTTTTCCACCTGTGGAGCGGGGCTTCAGAGTCTGACTGGAGCTCCACGTCTCCTACAGGCCATCGCCAGGGATGGCATCATACCATTTCTTAGA GTGTTCGGACATGGCAAAGACAACGGGGAGCCTACCTGGGCCCTGCTGCTCACAGCTTGCATCTGTGAGATTGGCATCATCATTGCCTCTCTGGATGCAGTTGCACCCATCCTCTCCAT GTTTTTCTTGATGTGCTACATGTTTGTCAATCTTGCCTGCGCGCTGCAGACTTTACTGAGGACACCAAACTGGAGGCCGCGCTTCAAATTCTACCACTG GGCTCTTTCTTTCCTGGGAATGAGTTTGTGCCTGTCACTCATGTTCATCTGTTCCTGGTTTTATGCAATAATCGCCATGGGCATCGCCACCTGCATATACAAATACATTGAGTTCTGTGG AGCTGAGAAGGAATGGGGCGATGGGATACGCGGCATCTCTCTGAGCGCTGCACGATTTGCTCTCATGAGGCTGGAGGAGGGTCCACCACACACCAAGAACTGGAG gcCTCAGCTCCTGGTTCTGGTGAGTGTGGACGCTGATCAGAATGTGGAGCAGCCTCGTCTGCTGTCATTGACCAATCAACTGAAAGCAGGGAAGGGTCTCACCATTGTTGGCACCTCAATCCAAGGAACCTTCCTTGACAACTATACTGAGGCTCAGAGGGCAGACCAG TCTTTGCGTAAGTTGATGGAGACCGAGAAGGTGAAGGGCTTCTCTCAGGTGGTCATCTCCTCCAATCTGAGAGATGGGACGTCCCACCTGATTCAGGTTGGAGGTCTGGGAGGTCTCAAGCACAACACTGTGATGGTCAGCTGGCCTCGTAACTGGAAACAGCCCGACTACCACCAGCAATTTAGGAACTTCATCG AGGTGGTTAGAGAGACAACTGTGGCCAGTATGGCCTTGCTAGTTCCTAAGAACATCTCCAGCTACCCTTCCAATGGAGAGCGCTTCACTGAAGGCCACATAGATGTGTGGTGGATTGTCCACGATGGAGGCATGCTGAtgcttcttcccttcctgctGCGCCAGCACAAG GTGTGGAGGAAGTGCAAGATGCGCATTTTCACTGTGGCTCAGCTGGATGACAATAGTATTCAGATGAAGAAAGACCTCATGACCTTCCTCTATCACCTGCGTATTGATGCTGCAGTGGAAGTGGTGGAGATG CATGACGGTGACATCTCAGCCTACACCTATGAAAAGACACTGATAATGGAACAGCGCTCACAGATCCTCAAACAGATGCATCTGACCAAgaatgagatggagagagag ATCCAGAGCATTACAGATTCATCCCGTGGGTCCATCCGACGTAAAAACTCGACTGCTGTGCGCCCCCATCACAGCGCTGAGGAGGGAGCCAGCGtggcagaagaagaggag GTTCAGCTGATCCACAGTAAGAACACATCCACACCTACCAGCCCCACGTCCCCCACTGCACCTGCAGGGGGAGCCACCACCTGGACAGACAACAAGGCTGCAGACAAAGGGAGGAACCTGACACCAACGAACCTGGAGACGGGCAAAGACCTCTTCAACATGAAACC GGAATGGGAGCACTT GAATCAGACAGATGTGAGGCGCATGCATACAGCAATGCGACTCAATGAGGTCATCATGAAGAAGTCCAAGGAGGCTAAACTCGTCCTGCTCAACATGCCTGGACCACCCAAGAACCGTGTTGGCATTGAAAACT ACATGGAGTTCCTCGAGGTGCTCACTGAAGGTCTCAACCGGGTCCTCCTGGTGCGCGGAGGTGGACGTGAGGTCATCACCATTTACTCCTGA
- the LOC128356794 gene encoding solute carrier family 12 member 5-like isoform X1, with protein sequence MALFEEEMDTSPMVSSLLSSLANYSNLPTGSKEHEEAENIEEGARPSKKPVTAPQLGTLMGVYLPCIQNIFGVILFLRMTWMVGVGGVFGSFIIVFMCCSTTMLTAISMSAIATNGVVPAGGSYYMISRSLGPEFGGAVGICFYLGTTFAGAMYILGCIEILLIYIIPQAAIFKIEGLEGPEAELALLNNMRVYGTIVLSFMALVVFVGVKYVNKLALVFLACVILSILSVYAGVIKTAVDPPVFPVCLLGNRTLLSKSYDICAKVIEIDNDTVTTKLWRSFCDSDSLNATCDDYFINNNVTEIQGIPGVTSGILAENLFGNYLEKGMLLEKRGITVDVDPDSPTTNSNRYVLADITSFFTLLVGIYFPSVTGIMAGSNRSGDLRDAQKSIPIGTIAAITTTSTVYISCVVLFGACIEGVVLRDKFGEGVNGNLVIGTLAWPSPWVIVFGSFFSTCGAGLQSLTGAPRLLQAIARDGIIPFLRVFGHGKDNGEPTWALLLTACICEIGIIIASLDAVAPILSMFFLMCYMFVNLACALQTLLRTPNWRPRFKFYHWALSFLGMSLCLSLMFICSWFYAIIAMGIATCIYKYIEFCGAEKEWGDGIRGISLSAARFALMRLEEGPPHTKNWRPQLLVLVSVDADQNVEQPRLLSLTNQLKAGKGLTIVGTSIQGTFLDNYTEAQRADQSLRKLMETEKVKGFSQVVISSNLRDGTSHLIQVGGLGGLKHNTVMVSWPRNWKQPDYHQQFRNFIEVVRETTVASMALLVPKNISSYPSNGERFTEGHIDVWWIVHDGGMLMLLPFLLRQHKVWRKCKMRIFTVAQLDDNSIQMKKDLMTFLYHLRIDAAVEVVEMHDGDISAYTYEKTLIMEQRSQILKQMHLTKNEMEREIQSITDSSRGSIRRKNSTAVRPHHSAEEGASVAEEEESVAVSNPKQVQLIHSKNTSTPTSPTSPTAPAGGATTWTDNKAADKGRNLTPTNLETGKDLFNMKPEWEHLNQTDVRRMHTAMRLNEVIMKKSKEAKLVLLNMPGPPKNRVGIENYMEFLEVLTEGLNRVLLVRGGGREVITIYS encoded by the exons ATGGCTCTGTTTGAG GAGGAGATGGATACCAGTCCGatggtctcctctctgctcagcaGTCTGGCTAACTACTCCAACCTGCCGACGGGCAGCAAAGAGCACGAAGAGGCTGAGAATATTGAGGAGGGAGCACGTCCATCTAAAAAACCTGTCACG gCTCCACAGCTTGGCACTCTGATGGGAGTGTACTTGCCGTGTATCCAGAATATTTTTGGCGTGATCCTCTTCCTGCGGATGACCTGGATGGTCGGGGTTGGAGGCGTCTTTGGCTCCTTCATAATTGTCTTCATGTGTTGCTCCACA ACAATGCTCACAGCCATTTCCATGAGTGCCATCGCAACAAATGGAGTCGTTCCAG CTGGAGGTTCATATTACATGATCTCTCGCTCCCTGGGGCCAGAGTTTGGTGGAGCTGTTGGGATCTGCTTCTACTTAGGCACCACTTTTGCCGGTGCCATGTATATTCTTGGCTGCATTGAAATTCTGCTG ATTTACATCATTCCTCAGGCAGCCATCTTCAAGATCGAGGGCCTTGAGGGTCCGGAGGCAGAGCTTGCTCTCCTGAATAACATGAGGGTGTATGGCACCATTGTACTGAGCTTCATGGCACTGGTGGTGTTTGTTGGCGTGAAATATGTTAACAAGTTGGCGCTGGTCTTCCTGGCCTGTGTTATTCTCTCCATCCTGTCTGTCTATGCTGGAGTCATCAAGACAGCTGTTGACCCCCCTGTCTTCCC CGTCTGCCTTCTGGGAAACCGCACTCTTCTCTCTAAAAGCTATGACATCTGTGCAAAGGTCATCGAAATAGACAATGACACCGTCACCACCAAACTGTGGAGGTCCTTCTGTGATTCTGACTCCCTCAATGCCACTTGTGATGACTacttcatcaacaacaacgTCACAGAAATACAGGGAATCCCCGGGGTCACTAGTGGCATCCTGGCAG AAAATCTATTTGGTAACTACCTGGAAAAAGGGATGTTACTGGAGAAACGTGGCATTACAGTAGATGTGGATCCAGACAGTCCCACAACCAACTCCAACCGCTACGTCTTGGCTGACATCACCAGCTTCTTCACCCTGCTGGTGGGGATATACTTTCCATCTGTCACAG GTATCATGGCAGGTTCCAACCGCTCTGGAGACCTGCGTGATGCTCAGAAGTCGATACCCATCGGCACCATTGCTGCCATCACCACCACATCAACTGTGT ACATTTCCTGTGTGGTGCTGTTTGGTGCCTGTATAGAAGGAGTAGTACTACGAGACAA GTTTGGTGAAGGCGTCAATGGTAATCTAGTGATTGGGACTCTGGCATGGCCGTCTCCATGGGTCATTGTGTTTGGCTCCTTCTTTTCCACCTGTGGAGCGGGGCTTCAGAGTCTGACTGGAGCTCCACGTCTCCTACAGGCCATCGCCAGGGATGGCATCATACCATTTCTTAGA GTGTTCGGACATGGCAAAGACAACGGGGAGCCTACCTGGGCCCTGCTGCTCACAGCTTGCATCTGTGAGATTGGCATCATCATTGCCTCTCTGGATGCAGTTGCACCCATCCTCTCCAT GTTTTTCTTGATGTGCTACATGTTTGTCAATCTTGCCTGCGCGCTGCAGACTTTACTGAGGACACCAAACTGGAGGCCGCGCTTCAAATTCTACCACTG GGCTCTTTCTTTCCTGGGAATGAGTTTGTGCCTGTCACTCATGTTCATCTGTTCCTGGTTTTATGCAATAATCGCCATGGGCATCGCCACCTGCATATACAAATACATTGAGTTCTGTGG AGCTGAGAAGGAATGGGGCGATGGGATACGCGGCATCTCTCTGAGCGCTGCACGATTTGCTCTCATGAGGCTGGAGGAGGGTCCACCACACACCAAGAACTGGAG gcCTCAGCTCCTGGTTCTGGTGAGTGTGGACGCTGATCAGAATGTGGAGCAGCCTCGTCTGCTGTCATTGACCAATCAACTGAAAGCAGGGAAGGGTCTCACCATTGTTGGCACCTCAATCCAAGGAACCTTCCTTGACAACTATACTGAGGCTCAGAGGGCAGACCAG TCTTTGCGTAAGTTGATGGAGACCGAGAAGGTGAAGGGCTTCTCTCAGGTGGTCATCTCCTCCAATCTGAGAGATGGGACGTCCCACCTGATTCAGGTTGGAGGTCTGGGAGGTCTCAAGCACAACACTGTGATGGTCAGCTGGCCTCGTAACTGGAAACAGCCCGACTACCACCAGCAATTTAGGAACTTCATCG AGGTGGTTAGAGAGACAACTGTGGCCAGTATGGCCTTGCTAGTTCCTAAGAACATCTCCAGCTACCCTTCCAATGGAGAGCGCTTCACTGAAGGCCACATAGATGTGTGGTGGATTGTCCACGATGGAGGCATGCTGAtgcttcttcccttcctgctGCGCCAGCACAAG GTGTGGAGGAAGTGCAAGATGCGCATTTTCACTGTGGCTCAGCTGGATGACAATAGTATTCAGATGAAGAAAGACCTCATGACCTTCCTCTATCACCTGCGTATTGATGCTGCAGTGGAAGTGGTGGAGATG CATGACGGTGACATCTCAGCCTACACCTATGAAAAGACACTGATAATGGAACAGCGCTCACAGATCCTCAAACAGATGCATCTGACCAAgaatgagatggagagagag ATCCAGAGCATTACAGATTCATCCCGTGGGTCCATCCGACGTAAAAACTCGACTGCTGTGCGCCCCCATCACAGCGCTGAGGAGGGAGCCAGCGtggcagaagaagaggag TCTGTGGCTGTCTCCAACCCAAAACAGGTTCAGCTGATCCACAGTAAGAACACATCCACACCTACCAGCCCCACGTCCCCCACTGCACCTGCAGGGGGAGCCACCACCTGGACAGACAACAAGGCTGCAGACAAAGGGAGGAACCTGACACCAACGAACCTGGAGACGGGCAAAGACCTCTTCAACATGAAACC GGAATGGGAGCACTT GAATCAGACAGATGTGAGGCGCATGCATACAGCAATGCGACTCAATGAGGTCATCATGAAGAAGTCCAAGGAGGCTAAACTCGTCCTGCTCAACATGCCTGGACCACCCAAGAACCGTGTTGGCATTGAAAACT ACATGGAGTTCCTCGAGGTGCTCACTGAAGGTCTCAACCGGGTCCTCCTGGTGCGCGGAGGTGGACGTGAGGTCATCACCATTTACTCCTGA